The nucleotide sequence AACATATTTATAGGAAGGGTAATAGTGCGGCTGATTGGATGGCATCCTATGTAGAAGAGCATAATAGCAATGCGGTATACTGAGTCCTCATCAAAACTCCCCCAATGACTTCAATTGTGACGGATGCTTATGGTTGTATCTATTCTAAGGCTATGTAATGAAGccaatttcaaaaaaagaaaagaaaaagaaaaagaaaggattcTCTATTCTGTTTCTCTCCCCCCATTCATTTGTTTCCAAAATCATGGAATTACTGAGTGCAATTACCTACCTTTTGTTCTGGTCCAAATTTATTTTCCTCTCCACATATCAATGTCTACTTTGAAAGTTTTTATGTTGCAAGTTGTCGTGTGCTATAACAGACACCCATCTGATAATAACATTATTAACATATGGACATTCCTTTGTTTTGTGGTCCATGCATCTAAAAAGATTTGGTTGGGATTCACTATaggtaaggctgcaaatggatcgGGTTCACCCGTGACCCGACTTGACCCGATCCGATCCTCttagacccaacccgacccattttggAGGACCCATAAGGTCgagtcgggtcctaaaattaaATCCGTTCTGTTTTTTAGATTGGGTCTGAAAGGCTCGGGTCTGGGTTTGCTAAATTTAGACCCAACCAGACTCAAGCCATTTAAAATTTGggtaattttggattttcaatcTTACGACCCGtcccgatccgatccgatccaaatctgtaaaattatttagGCATGTGGGTTGCAGCCCGCAAGGTGCAAACAAGTTTTGAAGCCATGGATGGGTTAACCCGAACCGGATCCGACCTGGACCCGAACcggatttaaattttttgagttAGGTCGGGTTATACATAGACCCAACCCGAATGACTCGTTAGGTCAAAAATTATAAAGGTGGATCCGACCCTACTTAATTTTCTATTAAGTTGGGCTTAAGTCCAAAATTAGAATCCGAACAAGAAATCGGGTTATGTTGGGGTCACTCATAACCCGACCCAATCCACTCATGATCCGACCGGattcgacccatttgcacccctaactATGGGTGACCACTATTTTTTGCCTACTGAAACTATATGCTAAAGAAACTAGAACACTAGAGTTTTGAGTGTAATGTAGCTTTGTACCCAAACTAGGTCACTGCTCAGATTTTATAGTCATGAATTATAAGGTTACAAAGCTAATCTCATGAAATACAAAGTTATAGTAATTGTCGTATAGAGCCAGGGGCCTAGGAATCACAGCTATGTACAACGTATCCAAGAATCATGCATGGGATTATTTGAAGAGATATAATGATatatgtaacaactcaggacctcacccaaaatggctagccgaaaggtattatttgggttccttgatcccgtataagtacctaagatttatccagcaaataaccattgtaagactaaacacacacccgtacgggtcctcacatactcccctcgtTTAAGTCTTAACATCCTCGTTAGGTTAAGggtccaaatccattcaaatataatcacaaacaccacgatcggcccgtggtcagccacAATGGATTCGTGCTACAGTGTCctttagtccacataagttattggtcaggtccactctgataccatttgtaacaacctaagacctcatccaaaatggctagccggaagatattatttggtttcctcgatcttgtataagtacccaagctctatctagcaaataaccgatgtgggactaaacacacgcccgcacgagtcctcacatactcctcccgttcaagccctgacattCTCATCAGGCTAAAGGTTCAAATCAAATACCATAATCGGTTCGTGGTCAGCTCCAAGGAATTTgtactgcagtgtcccctagttcacatgggttatgggccgggtccgctctgataccatttgtaacaactcaggacctcattcaaaatggctagctagaaagtattatttaggttccttgaacctgtataagtattcaagatttacctagcaaataaccgatgtgagactaaacacacatccgcacgggtcctcgcatagcaagaattaaaagccACAATATATGCACAAGAATTATGTACCAAAATCTTCATTTGTTATTTATGACCTGCCCTAGAATCATGTGTGAGATTGTCCAAATACATATAGAGTTATGCATGAGAATTAAATGCCACAATCTTTATTTCTATTCACAACTTTACAACTATATCGTCGGAGATATGCCATTACACATTTTTTGATACGCTTTTATTAGGCAAGGATCGGATTCCATGCAACTGCTGGATGCATAGAGGCCTATATATTTCCATGCAACTCAAGGTAGAGGAGTGCACAAACAACCCATCCAATTTCTGGACCTTTTGATTTGCTTTGAGAGCTCTTAGGGTGGAAAGATGGTGGTCTTGGAGTTGGTTCTTGGTCTGGCTCTTGGGCTACTGATTATTTGCTGTGGCTTGTTGAAATGGAATGAGGTGAGGTACAAGAAGAAGGGGCTGCCGCCAGGTACCATGGGGTGGCCAGTGTTTGGGGAGACCACACAGTTTCTGAAGCAAGGCCCCGACTTCATGAAGAAGCAGAGAGCTAGGTAATATTGTAGTTGGTAATTGCAAATTTTGTGAGACTAAAGAAGAAATCTctttcattaatagaaatatgAATTACGGTGTGTCCTTTCATCCATGGCATTCTATGAGAAACATTttataatctctctctctctctctctctctctctctctctctctctctctctgtgtgtgtgtgtgtgtgtgtgtgtgtgtgtgtgtgtacatgtGTGTATGTGGAGGGGGAGGGGGTGTGGATTGATGGTTTTCTTGCAGTCATTTCATCCTAAGTAGAGTTTAGATGTCGACTTCCAAACAAATGGTTCATAGTAGAAGCTAGTTTGTCTTGTTGAAGCTGTTCTGTGCTCCATTTCCTATATAAGCATCTGCTAAATGAAATTTTTCATTACTGTTACTACTGATGCTGCAGGTACTTACAAGTTCTGTTCCCGTTCTTCTTGGCTTCTCTTTTTCTAAAGCTACTCTGGGCCTTATCAGCTATATCTATAGCTTTGAGACTCTATTTTAGACATCTAAATACCCCTTTTTTTCTGCAAATGAAATTTAAGCATACTAATCATATCTTTCCACAAGATTTTGAGGGCTTTTGGTATGGACTGATGACTCCAAGATCAAGGATGATATATGTGCAGGTGATGAGATCGTTGTATTTAGTTGCATCTCGGTGGTCCTATGTGAAAGTGATCCCACATCACCCCCAAGTCTTGTAATCACCATCCAAATCAATGATCTTAAATCCATCCTTAAAGTTGGGTTTCCAAGAACACCTTCGATCAgcaattttgagaaaaaattaGACAGCAAAAATGCTCTCTAGTCTAGCAAGAAAAATTGgtatatcaatattatatatattatattatgttggTATTACATAAATAGTattcataatatatattatattaaatatattattaatcatattattattgtattattattcaattatatttttataattatagtaaaaatatattattgtacCTTATATTTGTATTAGGAAATTATTTAATGTATTActctatttaccttatttttctaatcaaagtaaatattaattctataacaacaggtaacatatttttataagattaataattttgCCATCAAATTATAACTAGCTCGTCCAAACAATTCTACACATAAACCGCATGGATCTGTTGCTAGCCATTCTTGCATGTTTTCCTAtgatttatttgagaattttaTTTGAGATCGCTGTATTTAGTTGCATCTCGGTGGTCCTATGTGAAAGTGATCCCACATCACCTCCAAGTCTTGTAATCACCGTCCAAATCAATGATCTTAAATCCATCCTTAAAGTTGGGTTTCCAAGAACACCTCCGATCAGCAATCTTGAGAAAAAATTAGACAGCAAAAATGCTCTCTAGTCTAGCAAGAAAAATTGgtatatcaatattatatatattatattatgttggTATTACATAAATAGTattcataatatatattatattaaatatattattaatcatattattattgtattattattcaattatatttttataattatagtaaaaatatattattgtacCTTATATTTGTATTAGGAAATTATTTAATGTATTActctatttaccttatttttctaatcaaagtaaatattaattctataacaacaggtaacatatttttataggaTTAATAATTTTGCCATCAAATTATAACTAGCTCGTCCAAACAATTCTACACATAAACCGCATGGATCTGTTGCTAGCCATTCTTGCATGTTTTCCTAtgatttatttgagaattttaTTTGAGATCACTGTATTTAGTTGCATCTCGGTGGTCCTATGTGAAAGTGATCCCACATCACCTCCAAGTCTTGTAATCACCGTCCAAATCAATGATCTTAAATCCATCCTTAAAGTTGGGTTTCCAAGAACACCTCCGATCAGCAATCTTGAGAAAAAATTAGACAGCAAAAATGCTCTCTAGTCTAGCAAGAAAAATTGgtatatcaatattatatatattatattatgttggTATTACATAAATAGTattcataatatatattatattaaatatattattaatcatattattattgtattattattcaattatatttttataattatagtaaaaatatattattgtacCTTATATTTGTATTAGGAAATTATTTAATGTATTActctatttaccttatttttctaatcaaagtaaatattaattctataacaacaggtaacatatttttataggaTTAATAATTTTGCCATCAAATTATAACTAGCTCGTCCAAACAATTCTACACATAAACCGCATGGATCTGTTGCTAGCCATTCTTGCATGTTTTCCTAtgatttatttgagaattttaTTTGAGATCACTGTATTTAGTTGCATCTCGGTGGTCCTATGTGAAAGTGATCCCACATCACCTCTAAGTCTTGTAATCACCGTCCAAATCAATGATCTTAAATCCATCCTTAAAGTTGGGTTTCCAAGAACACCTCCGATCAGCAATCTTGAGAAAAAATTAGACAGCAAAAATGCTCTCTAGTCTAGCAAGAAAAATTGgtatatcaatattatatatattatattatgttggTATTACATAAATAGTattcataatatatattatattaaatatattattaatcatattattattgtattattattcaattatatttttataattatagtaaaaatatattattgtacCTTATATTTGTATTAGGAAATTATTTAATGTATTActctatttaccttatttttctaatcaaagtaaatattaattctataacaacaggtaacatatttttataggaTTAATAATTTTGCCATCAAATTATAACTAGCTCGTCCAAACAATTCTACACATAAACCGCATGGATCTGTTGCTAGCCATTCTTGCATGTTTTCCTGtgatttatttgagaattttaTTTAGTGGTTGCAAAGATATAGAATATATCGAGGGTAGTTTTAGTGATTTTAGATTCACATAGTATACTAAACAAGTTATTCGTAGATAACTAAGGACCTTTAATCATTGCAATATGGTATATCAAATGCGGTGATTATAGATCATCAAGCATCGGGTTACCCTAAGATGAAGATCACCGGTGGTCTAAGATCACCATAGCGATCCTATTTAGGTCACCAAATACCACCTTACGGTTGACTTCTGTACTTAATTTGCAGCTCTCACAATCTTATTGGGAGGGCAGGTTTCTTATACTTCAGTTCAAACCTACTTTTGTCCTTCACAGGTATGGGGATTTGTTCAAAACACACATGTTGGGAAGTCCTACGGTAATTTGCCTGGATCCAGAGCTCAACAGATACATTCTTATGAATGAAGGGAAGGGCCTTGTCCCCGGCTATCCGAAATCCATGCAGGATTTGATGGGTAAATGGAACATTTCATGTGTTCATGGTGCTCTCCACAAGTCTGAAAGGAGTGCCATGCTCAGCCGCATTGGTCCCAATATGGTCAAAGAGCGACTAATGTCGGAGTTTGATGAATTCATGAGAACCCATCTCAGCAGCTGGAGTGGCAAAGTCATTGATATCCAGGCGAAGACCGAGGAGGTTGGTAGGACTACACCACCTAATTGAACCACAGAAACTCTTTTAGCTCTAAAGATGGCTTTACTAATCAGTTTAGCTCTGTATCTGGTTTTAACTTCAATACCTAAGAAACAAAGGACCCCATGGCACTGAATCACAGACACCACTTTCAGAGACTGAGAGGACATGGAGATTTGGGAAGCTACAACTCCAGAAAAGGACTCCTAGCTAGCTCTGTTCTTGTTATGCTTTGCAACTTCTTTGACCAGTGGAAGCCTCAGTCTAGGACCCTGCTCCAGCTAGCAATTAGAACTGAAAcctgacccaaaaaaaaagaagaaaaaaacttaCTATGCTTTAGCAGCAGTCTTACGTAATCAAATTCTATGAAAATTTGAAAGATGGCATTTtttttgctcttcctttgcAGTTGTGGTTGCTCTCAACCTTGAAGCAGATTGTTGGCATTCGAGATGATGTGACTACCAAGGAACTCAAATCAGAGCTCATGAACCTTGTTATAGGAACTCTGTCCTTGCCTATAAATTTCCCGGGTACAAATTATCATCGCGGGTTCCaggtaacatggttttctggcACCTCTTCTCATCTTATTACCTGGCTGCTTGTATTTCCATACCAACAACCATTTCTGCAGGCAAGAAGGAAGATCGTGAGCATACTCGAAAAAATAATCAAGGAGAGAAAAGCCTCACCAAGCTCCCAGGATGACATGCTCAACTCCCTCCTGAGAGGTGACGATGCCacggaaacaaaattcagtgatGAGCAGATTATCGATCTGGTCATTACCATGGTCTATTCGGGGTTCGAAACTGTTTCTACTACTACAATGATGACTATCAAGTACCTGTATGATCACCCAAGAGCTCTTGAAGAAATAAGAGTAAGAAAAATGTTAATGATGTGGTTTTACTTATCTTTTTAGCCTTTTCACTGCCTTCACATTCTTGTTTCTGATAACTTGACTGCCTCCACTTCTAGAATGAGCAATTTGCCATCAGAAATAGGAAGTCGCCTGAGGAGAAGTTAGACTGGAACGATTACAAATCTATGAATTTTACTCGTGCGGTTAGTTGATGAGTTCAACATGGGAGTTTCTTTAGTCTG is from Phoenix dactylifera cultivar Barhee BC4 chromosome 6, palm_55x_up_171113_PBpolish2nd_filt_p, whole genome shotgun sequence and encodes:
- the LOC103696100 gene encoding cytochrome P450 85A-like, encoding MVVLELVLGLALGLLIICCGLLKWNEVRYKKKGLPPGTMGWPVFGETTQFLKQGPDFMKKQRARYGDLFKTHMLGSPTVICLDPELNRYILMNEGKGLVPGYPKSMQDLMGKWNISCVHGALHKSERSAMLSRIGPNMVKERLMSEFDEFMRTHLSSWSGKVIDIQAKTEELWLLSTLKQIVGIRDDVTTKELKSELMNLVIGTLSLPINFPGTNYHRGFQARRKIVSILEKIIKERKASPSSQDDMLNSLLRGDDATETKFSDEQIIDLVITMVYSGFETVSTTTMMTIKYLYDHPRALEEIRNEQFAIRNRKSPEEKLDWNDYKSMNFTRAVIFETLRLATVVNGVLRQTTKDVELKGYVIPKGWRIYVYTREINYDPSMYPQPLDFNPWRWLDNSMESHQHFLVFGGGGRLCPGKELGIVEVSTFLHHFVTKYRWEEVGSTKLLKFPRVEAPNGLHIRIWDY